From a single Anas acuta chromosome 16, bAnaAcu1.1, whole genome shotgun sequence genomic region:
- the ADNP gene encoding activity-dependent neuroprotector homeobox protein isoform X1: MEYCMLGTSAFHKVQQQLMMPRKAFLSQKEKQARARERDMLKKRRRRQDYLKRSVEPQKNAETIKWHRDEEKRRENEQVKDKDIKKRWRQDERERRKNVDAMNWRREDEKRENERETMFQLPVNNLGSLRKARKTVKKILSDIGLEYCKEHIEDFKQFEPNDFYLKNTTWEDVGLWDPSLTKNQDYRTKPFCCSACPFSSKFFSAYKSHFRNVHSEDFENRILLNCPYCTFNADKKTLETHIKIFHAPNANTPSGGISTFKDKNKHDSLKPKQADSVEQAVYYCKKCTYRDPLYEIVRKHIYREHFQHVAAPYVAKGGEKSLNGAVPLSSSTREEGSIHCKRCLFMPKSYEALVQHVIEDHERIGYQVTAMIGHTNVVVPRSKPLMLIAPKPQDKKPMGLPQRMGPLSPGSVRSLSSQQMMNRLTIPKPTLNSAGVNMMSNVHLQQNNYGVKSVPPSYVGQPGGRLNLSGNAPVSLSQQSQTMKQFSSGNGRPYTLGGEQRSQASARYSLQSANSSSLSSAQLKQTSLSQSQAASRVLGQSGSKSPVAATGPSAVNTSSTQKWKICTICNELFPENVYSVHFEKEHKAEKVPAVANYIMKIHNFTSKCLYCNRYLPTDTLLNHMLIHGLSCPYCRSTFNDVEKMAAHMRMVHVDEEMGPKTDSTLTFDLTLQQGSHTNIHLLVTTYNLRDAPAESVAYHAQNTPPVPPKPQPKMQEKSDVPVKSSPQAAVPYKKDVGKTLCPLCFSILKGPISDALAHHLRERHQVIQTVHPVEKKLTYKCIHCLGVYTSNMTASTITLHLVHCRGVGKTQNGQDKGTSSSRLGQSPAVAPVKRTYEHMEFSLMKRRKMDDDDSPSAFEEKPEEPVVLALDPKGHEDDSYEARKTFLTKYFNKQPYPTRREIEKLAASLWLWKSDIASHFSNKRKKCVRDCEKYKPGVLLGFNMKELNKVKHEMDFDAEWLFENHDEKNSRVNVSKTVDKKINIEKDNESSSDSYENIEEEYNESGSPFGPHISDIGGKASSDSTVENPDDSISKEIIEENTLQSSEKSDQKQEESSKYEEISADEPTKLVGDVSDSEGDQDEQDDAVEWKDGASQSESGPGSQQVSDFEDNTSEVKPEVWTDESSQSEDAGSSKPTVETKEGGSESDEEQSKWKNRSYGKVEEFWSKDQSQWKNASEIEESLSNQQMEWQNSTIDSEDGDQFDSVTDGVAEPIHSSLTGVELSSQQA; the protein is encoded by the exons aTGGAGTATTGCATGCTGGGAACAAGTGCTTTCCATAAG GTACAGCAGCAGCTCATGATGCCCCgtaaagcttttctttcccagaaagaaaagcaggctCGTGCCAGGGAAAGAGATATGttaaaaaagaggaggaggcgACAAGACTATCTCAAAAGAAGCGTGGAGCcgcagaaaaatgcagaaacaataaaatggcACAGGGATGAAGAGAAGCGGAGAGAAAATGAGCAAGTTAAGGACAAAGATATCAAGAAGCGGTGGAGACAGGATGAGAGAGAACGACGAAAGAATGTGGACGCTATGAATTGGCGCAGGGAAGAtgagaagagggaaaatgagCGAG AAACTATGTTCCAGCTTCCTGTCAACAACCTTGGCAGTTTAAGAAAGGCCCggaaaactgtgaaaaaaatacttagtgACATTGGTTTGGAATACTGTAAGGAACATATAGAA GATTTTAAGCAGTTTGAACCTAAtgacttttatttgaaaaacactaCATGGGAAGATGTAGGATTGTGGGACCCATCGCTTACAAAAAATCAG gacTATCGGACAAAGCCCTTTTGCTGCAGTGCATGTCCATTTTCCTCGAAGTTCTTTTCAGCATACAAAAGCCACTTCCGGAATGTTCATAGTGAAGACTTTGAAAATCGGATTCTCCTTAATTGTCCTTACTGTACTTTCAATGCGGACAAAAAGACTTTGGAAACgcacattaaaatatttcatgctcCAAATGCCAATACACCGAGTGGAGGCATCAGcacttttaaagataaaaacaaacatgataGCCTTAAACCTAAGCAGGCTGACAGTGTAGAACAAGCTGTTTATTACTGTAAGAAGTGCACTTACCGAGATCCTCTGTATGAAATAGTTAGAAAGCACATTTACAGGGAACATTTTCAGCATGTAGCTGCTCCTTACGTAGCAAAGGGAGGTGAGAAGTCGCTCAATGGTGCAGTTCCATTAAGTTCCAGTACCCGGGAGGAGGGTAGTATTCACTGCAAACGATGCCTTTTTATGCCGAAATCATATGAAGCTTTAGTACAGCATGTTATCGAAGACCACGAACGTATAGGATATCAGGTAACTGCAATGATAGGTCACACTAATGTAGTGGTTCCAAGATCGAAACCTTTGATGCTAATAGCTCCAAAACCACAGGATAAAAAGCCTATGGGACTCCCTCAGAGGATGGGTCCCCTTTCCCCTGGAAGTGTTCGATCTCTTTCATCCCAACAGATGATGAACAGACTCACTATACCAAAGCCTACGTTAAATTCCGCAGGAGTGAATATGATGTCAAACGTTCACCTACAGCAAAACAACTACGGAGTCAAATCAGTACCACCAAGTTACGTTGGTCAGCCAGGGGGGAGGCTAAACTTAAGTGGTAATGCACCAgtttctctttcacagcagtCTCAAACAATGAAACAGTTTTCAAGTGGCAATGGAAGGCCTTACACGCTTGGAGGCGAACAGAGATCACAGGCCTCAGCAAGATACTCTCTTCAGTCTGCCAATTCGTCCTCTCTTTCATCAGCCCAGTTGAAACAAACATCATTATCTCAGTCACAGGCAGCTTCAAGAGTATTAGGTCAGTCTGGCTCCAAATCTCCGGTAGCTGCTACAGGTCCTTCTGCTGTCAATACATCATCCACACAAAAGTGGAAAATCTGTACAATCTGTAATGAGCTGTTTCCTGAAAATGTGTATAGTGTCCACTTTGAAAAGGAGCACAAGGCTGAAAAGGTGCCTGCAGTAGCTAACTATATAATGAAAATACACAATTTCACTAGCAAATGTCTATACTGTAATCGCTATTTACCCACTGATACATTGCTTAATCATATGCTAATACACGGTCTGTCTTGTCCATATTGCCGGTCGACCTTCAATGATGTTGAAAAGATGGCTGCTCATATGCGAATGGTTCATGTTGATGAAGAAATGGGACCTAAGACTGATTCCACTCTAACATTTGATTTGACGCTGCAGCAGGGCAGTCACACGAACATCCATCTACTTGTAACCACCTACAACTTGAGAGATGCTCCTGCTGAATCTGTAGCTTACCATGCTCAGAATACTCCCCCCGTTCCTCCCAAACCACAGCCGAAAATGCAGGAGAAGTCTGATGTACCTGTAAAAAGTTCCCCACAAGCAGCAGTTCCCTACAAAAAAGATGTAGGGAAAACTCTCTGCCCTCTGTGCTTTTCAATCCTAAAAGGACCCATCTCTGATGCACTTGCACATCATTTACGAGAGAGGCATCAAGTTATTCAGACAGTTCATCCAGTTGAGAAAAAGCTAACCTACAAATGCATTCATTGCCTTGGTGTATATACCAGTAACATGACTGCCTCAACTATAACGCTGCACCTTGTTCACTGCAGAGGTGTTGGGAAGACTCAGAACGGCCAGGACAAAGGTACTTCGTCATCTCGGCTAGGCCAGTCTCCAGCTGTAGCACCTGTAAAACGTACTTACGAACACATGGAGTTCTCCCTgatgaagagaaggaaaatggatgaTGATGACTCCCCCTCTGCCTTTGAGGAGAAGCCTGAAGAACCTGTAGTTCTAGCATTGGACCCCAAGGGTCATGAAGATGATTCCTACGAAGccaggaaaacatttctcacaaagtattttaataagCAACCATATCCCACTAGGAGAGAGATCGAAAAGCTGGCTGCCAGTTTGTGGCTCTGGAAGTCTGATATCGCGTCTCACTTTagcaacaaaaggaagaaatgtgttAGAGATTGTGAAAAATATAAACCTGGTGTGTTGCTTGGTTTCAACATGAAAGAACTAAACAAAGTTAAGCACGAAATGGATTTTGATGCTGAATGGCTGTTTGAAAACCACGATGAAAAGAATTCCAGAGTCAATGTTAGTAAGACTgttgacaaaaaaataaacatagaaaaagacaatgaaagTTCCTCAGACAGCTATGAGAATATAGAAGAGGAATACAATGAAAGCGGTAGTCCATTTGGTCCACATATTTCTGACATTGGTGGGAAAGCCTCTTCTGATAGCACAGTGGAGAACCCAGACGACAGCATATCCAAGGAAATCattgaagaaaatactttgcAGTCTTCAGAGAAGTCTGATCAAAAACAAGAGGAAAGCTCTAAATATGAAGAGATTTCTGCTGACGAGCCAACAAAACTGGTGGGTGATGTTTCAGATAGTGAAGGTGATCAGGATGAGCAAGATGATGCTGTTGAATGGAAAGATGGAGCTTCGCAGTCTGAAAGTGGGCCTGGTTCTCAGCAGGTTTCAGATTTTGAAGATAATACATCAGAAGTAAAACCAGAAGTGTGGACAGATGAATCCTCCCAAAGTGAAGATGCTGGTAGCAGTAAACCGACTGTTGAGACAAAAGAGGGTGGATCTGAAAGTGATGAAGAACAGTCAAAGTGGAAGAATCGTTCCTATGGAAAAGTAGAAGAGTTTTGGTCTAAGGACCAGTCGCAATGGAAAAATGCATCAGAGATTGAGGAGAGCTTGTCCAATCAGCAGATGGAATGGCAGAATAGCACAATTGACAGTGAGGACGGAGATCAGTTTGACAGCGTGACTGACGGGGTAGCAGAACCAATTCACAGCAGCTTAACCGGTGTGGAGCTGAGTAGCCAGCAAGCATAA
- the ADNP gene encoding activity-dependent neuroprotector homeobox protein isoform X2, protein MMPRKAFLSQKEKQARARERDMLKKRRRRQDYLKRSVEPQKNAETIKWHRDEEKRRENEQVKDKDIKKRWRQDERERRKNVDAMNWRREDEKRENERETMFQLPVNNLGSLRKARKTVKKILSDIGLEYCKEHIEDFKQFEPNDFYLKNTTWEDVGLWDPSLTKNQDYRTKPFCCSACPFSSKFFSAYKSHFRNVHSEDFENRILLNCPYCTFNADKKTLETHIKIFHAPNANTPSGGISTFKDKNKHDSLKPKQADSVEQAVYYCKKCTYRDPLYEIVRKHIYREHFQHVAAPYVAKGGEKSLNGAVPLSSSTREEGSIHCKRCLFMPKSYEALVQHVIEDHERIGYQVTAMIGHTNVVVPRSKPLMLIAPKPQDKKPMGLPQRMGPLSPGSVRSLSSQQMMNRLTIPKPTLNSAGVNMMSNVHLQQNNYGVKSVPPSYVGQPGGRLNLSGNAPVSLSQQSQTMKQFSSGNGRPYTLGGEQRSQASARYSLQSANSSSLSSAQLKQTSLSQSQAASRVLGQSGSKSPVAATGPSAVNTSSTQKWKICTICNELFPENVYSVHFEKEHKAEKVPAVANYIMKIHNFTSKCLYCNRYLPTDTLLNHMLIHGLSCPYCRSTFNDVEKMAAHMRMVHVDEEMGPKTDSTLTFDLTLQQGSHTNIHLLVTTYNLRDAPAESVAYHAQNTPPVPPKPQPKMQEKSDVPVKSSPQAAVPYKKDVGKTLCPLCFSILKGPISDALAHHLRERHQVIQTVHPVEKKLTYKCIHCLGVYTSNMTASTITLHLVHCRGVGKTQNGQDKGTSSSRLGQSPAVAPVKRTYEHMEFSLMKRRKMDDDDSPSAFEEKPEEPVVLALDPKGHEDDSYEARKTFLTKYFNKQPYPTRREIEKLAASLWLWKSDIASHFSNKRKKCVRDCEKYKPGVLLGFNMKELNKVKHEMDFDAEWLFENHDEKNSRVNVSKTVDKKINIEKDNESSSDSYENIEEEYNESGSPFGPHISDIGGKASSDSTVENPDDSISKEIIEENTLQSSEKSDQKQEESSKYEEISADEPTKLVGDVSDSEGDQDEQDDAVEWKDGASQSESGPGSQQVSDFEDNTSEVKPEVWTDESSQSEDAGSSKPTVETKEGGSESDEEQSKWKNRSYGKVEEFWSKDQSQWKNASEIEESLSNQQMEWQNSTIDSEDGDQFDSVTDGVAEPIHSSLTGVELSSQQA, encoded by the exons ATGATGCCCCgtaaagcttttctttcccagaaagaaaagcaggctCGTGCCAGGGAAAGAGATATGttaaaaaagaggaggaggcgACAAGACTATCTCAAAAGAAGCGTGGAGCcgcagaaaaatgcagaaacaataaaatggcACAGGGATGAAGAGAAGCGGAGAGAAAATGAGCAAGTTAAGGACAAAGATATCAAGAAGCGGTGGAGACAGGATGAGAGAGAACGACGAAAGAATGTGGACGCTATGAATTGGCGCAGGGAAGAtgagaagagggaaaatgagCGAG AAACTATGTTCCAGCTTCCTGTCAACAACCTTGGCAGTTTAAGAAAGGCCCggaaaactgtgaaaaaaatacttagtgACATTGGTTTGGAATACTGTAAGGAACATATAGAA GATTTTAAGCAGTTTGAACCTAAtgacttttatttgaaaaacactaCATGGGAAGATGTAGGATTGTGGGACCCATCGCTTACAAAAAATCAG gacTATCGGACAAAGCCCTTTTGCTGCAGTGCATGTCCATTTTCCTCGAAGTTCTTTTCAGCATACAAAAGCCACTTCCGGAATGTTCATAGTGAAGACTTTGAAAATCGGATTCTCCTTAATTGTCCTTACTGTACTTTCAATGCGGACAAAAAGACTTTGGAAACgcacattaaaatatttcatgctcCAAATGCCAATACACCGAGTGGAGGCATCAGcacttttaaagataaaaacaaacatgataGCCTTAAACCTAAGCAGGCTGACAGTGTAGAACAAGCTGTTTATTACTGTAAGAAGTGCACTTACCGAGATCCTCTGTATGAAATAGTTAGAAAGCACATTTACAGGGAACATTTTCAGCATGTAGCTGCTCCTTACGTAGCAAAGGGAGGTGAGAAGTCGCTCAATGGTGCAGTTCCATTAAGTTCCAGTACCCGGGAGGAGGGTAGTATTCACTGCAAACGATGCCTTTTTATGCCGAAATCATATGAAGCTTTAGTACAGCATGTTATCGAAGACCACGAACGTATAGGATATCAGGTAACTGCAATGATAGGTCACACTAATGTAGTGGTTCCAAGATCGAAACCTTTGATGCTAATAGCTCCAAAACCACAGGATAAAAAGCCTATGGGACTCCCTCAGAGGATGGGTCCCCTTTCCCCTGGAAGTGTTCGATCTCTTTCATCCCAACAGATGATGAACAGACTCACTATACCAAAGCCTACGTTAAATTCCGCAGGAGTGAATATGATGTCAAACGTTCACCTACAGCAAAACAACTACGGAGTCAAATCAGTACCACCAAGTTACGTTGGTCAGCCAGGGGGGAGGCTAAACTTAAGTGGTAATGCACCAgtttctctttcacagcagtCTCAAACAATGAAACAGTTTTCAAGTGGCAATGGAAGGCCTTACACGCTTGGAGGCGAACAGAGATCACAGGCCTCAGCAAGATACTCTCTTCAGTCTGCCAATTCGTCCTCTCTTTCATCAGCCCAGTTGAAACAAACATCATTATCTCAGTCACAGGCAGCTTCAAGAGTATTAGGTCAGTCTGGCTCCAAATCTCCGGTAGCTGCTACAGGTCCTTCTGCTGTCAATACATCATCCACACAAAAGTGGAAAATCTGTACAATCTGTAATGAGCTGTTTCCTGAAAATGTGTATAGTGTCCACTTTGAAAAGGAGCACAAGGCTGAAAAGGTGCCTGCAGTAGCTAACTATATAATGAAAATACACAATTTCACTAGCAAATGTCTATACTGTAATCGCTATTTACCCACTGATACATTGCTTAATCATATGCTAATACACGGTCTGTCTTGTCCATATTGCCGGTCGACCTTCAATGATGTTGAAAAGATGGCTGCTCATATGCGAATGGTTCATGTTGATGAAGAAATGGGACCTAAGACTGATTCCACTCTAACATTTGATTTGACGCTGCAGCAGGGCAGTCACACGAACATCCATCTACTTGTAACCACCTACAACTTGAGAGATGCTCCTGCTGAATCTGTAGCTTACCATGCTCAGAATACTCCCCCCGTTCCTCCCAAACCACAGCCGAAAATGCAGGAGAAGTCTGATGTACCTGTAAAAAGTTCCCCACAAGCAGCAGTTCCCTACAAAAAAGATGTAGGGAAAACTCTCTGCCCTCTGTGCTTTTCAATCCTAAAAGGACCCATCTCTGATGCACTTGCACATCATTTACGAGAGAGGCATCAAGTTATTCAGACAGTTCATCCAGTTGAGAAAAAGCTAACCTACAAATGCATTCATTGCCTTGGTGTATATACCAGTAACATGACTGCCTCAACTATAACGCTGCACCTTGTTCACTGCAGAGGTGTTGGGAAGACTCAGAACGGCCAGGACAAAGGTACTTCGTCATCTCGGCTAGGCCAGTCTCCAGCTGTAGCACCTGTAAAACGTACTTACGAACACATGGAGTTCTCCCTgatgaagagaaggaaaatggatgaTGATGACTCCCCCTCTGCCTTTGAGGAGAAGCCTGAAGAACCTGTAGTTCTAGCATTGGACCCCAAGGGTCATGAAGATGATTCCTACGAAGccaggaaaacatttctcacaaagtattttaataagCAACCATATCCCACTAGGAGAGAGATCGAAAAGCTGGCTGCCAGTTTGTGGCTCTGGAAGTCTGATATCGCGTCTCACTTTagcaacaaaaggaagaaatgtgttAGAGATTGTGAAAAATATAAACCTGGTGTGTTGCTTGGTTTCAACATGAAAGAACTAAACAAAGTTAAGCACGAAATGGATTTTGATGCTGAATGGCTGTTTGAAAACCACGATGAAAAGAATTCCAGAGTCAATGTTAGTAAGACTgttgacaaaaaaataaacatagaaaaagacaatgaaagTTCCTCAGACAGCTATGAGAATATAGAAGAGGAATACAATGAAAGCGGTAGTCCATTTGGTCCACATATTTCTGACATTGGTGGGAAAGCCTCTTCTGATAGCACAGTGGAGAACCCAGACGACAGCATATCCAAGGAAATCattgaagaaaatactttgcAGTCTTCAGAGAAGTCTGATCAAAAACAAGAGGAAAGCTCTAAATATGAAGAGATTTCTGCTGACGAGCCAACAAAACTGGTGGGTGATGTTTCAGATAGTGAAGGTGATCAGGATGAGCAAGATGATGCTGTTGAATGGAAAGATGGAGCTTCGCAGTCTGAAAGTGGGCCTGGTTCTCAGCAGGTTTCAGATTTTGAAGATAATACATCAGAAGTAAAACCAGAAGTGTGGACAGATGAATCCTCCCAAAGTGAAGATGCTGGTAGCAGTAAACCGACTGTTGAGACAAAAGAGGGTGGATCTGAAAGTGATGAAGAACAGTCAAAGTGGAAGAATCGTTCCTATGGAAAAGTAGAAGAGTTTTGGTCTAAGGACCAGTCGCAATGGAAAAATGCATCAGAGATTGAGGAGAGCTTGTCCAATCAGCAGATGGAATGGCAGAATAGCACAATTGACAGTGAGGACGGAGATCAGTTTGACAGCGTGACTGACGGGGTAGCAGAACCAATTCACAGCAGCTTAACCGGTGTGGAGCTGAGTAGCCAGCAAGCATAA